CGGCGAGCCAATCCCGTTGCGGTTCAGGATTCCATGCACACAGTTCTTGGCCCGCGTTGCCCACTGCACGGTGTGCACTCGATAGCGCAGCAGCTGCCGCTGCTCCCGCACCGGGCGTGGCGCGATCCAGGCCTCGGCCAGGAATCCCGTCCGCAGCAGCTCGGCCAGTATCCGCGAATCCAGCCGGTCGTGCTTGATCCGCGCCGAAGCAATCGCCCGCGTCTTCCAAGGATGCACCAGGTGCAACTCCAGACCCAGCGGCTCGATCACGTTCAGAAAGTAATACCAGTTGAATGTCGCTTCCACCGCCAGCGCCGCCGGCTTCCGCACCCTGCTGAAATATTCCACCAGCTCCCGCTTCTCCGTCCCCATCCTCCGGGACTCCACCAACTGACCGTCCGCGTCGAGCACGGTCACCCAGCAACTCCTCTTGTGTAAATCCACTCCAAGATATAACTTCTCCATCGGGGGCCCTCCTTTCGATCGTAAGATTTAGTCTTCCAACAACCAAATCCTACTCGAATCGAGCCGCCCCCTTCATGACATCAGACGTCGCGCTCTTTGCGATGTATGCGGCCCTTCTGCTGACATTGGCGCTCGTGCCTTCTGATTTACCTGGTAGACAATCTACTGCCGGATGTGGTAGATTACCTCCCACTATGGCCAGGCAATCACCTGAAAAGCGAATTGAACTTGTTTATGGCTCGCTCGACATGCTGGTCCTGCGCACGTTGGTCTGGGGGCCAACGCACGGGCACGGCATTGCCAAGTCCATTGAGCGCATGTCTGATGAAATACTGAAGGTGGAGCACGGATCGCTCTACCCGGCGCTCCAGCGCCTGCAGCAGGAAGGCTGGATCAAAGGCGAATGGGGCGTGTCAGAAAATAAACAGCGGGCCAGGTACTACCGGCTCACGGCGGCCGGGCGGCGGCAATTGGCGGCGGAGACTTCGCGGTGGGAGCGGTTTGTGCGTGCGGTGACAAGCGTCATCAGCCCTGCCGAACCAGAGGAGGGGAAATGAGCTGGCGGCGGCAGTTTGCCAAGATCGGTGCGTTGTTGCGCCGAAAGAAACCACCGGATGATCTCGGTGAGGAAATTCGTGCGCATCTGGCCATGGAAGAGCAGGAGAACCGTGAAGCCGGCATGCCGTCCGAAGAAGCCCGCTACGCAGCACTGCGCCGGTTCGGCAACGTGACCCAGGCGCAGGAAAGGAGCCGGGAGATGTGGGAATGGCAATGGCTCGAGACCCTGCTCCAGGACATCCGTTACGGCCTGCGCCAATTGCGCCGAAGTCCTGGCCTCACCGCTGTCGCCGTGCTGACGCTGGCCCTTGGAATTGGCGCCAACACCGCGATTTTTAGCTTGATTGATGCCGTCATGCTTCGTTCAATTCCGGTACACGATCCGTCCGGGCTGGTGGTGCTTCGCTGGAGCGCGCATCATGACAGACGCGGCCCAATCAATAGCAGTTCTTTTGGCGATTGCGATGAAAGATACGGAGGCGCCATTGCTTCCGGCTGCACATTTCCTTATCCCGTTTTACAAACGCTCCAGTCTCAATCAAAGGTATTTTCAGGAATAACAGCTTTTGGCGGTCCGGACGACTTAGTCCTGGGCGGCAAGGGATCGGCGATGATGGCGAGAGGCGAAATTGTCTCCGGCGATTACTTCTCAACCTTGGGTGTAAAAGCTGCCGTCGGCCGTACGCTCGGCCCTGGCGATGACGACCCATCCGCCTCGCCCGCCATCGTTCTAAGTTACGCCTTCTGGCAGAGCGCCTTTGGCGGCGATCGTTCTGCAGTCGGGCGCACTATCGTTTTGAACTCGGTGCCTTTCACTATTGCGGGTGTGGCCGAGCGCAGCTTTACGAATCTCGCTCCCGGCAAGACTCAGGACCTCTGGCTGCCCATCGCGATGGAGTTGCGGCTGAATATACCCTGGGCCACGGACCTTCAGTCCTTTAGAAATTGGCGGGTCGTGTTGTTGGGGCGGCTCGACCCAGGAGTCTCCATTCAAAAAGCGCAGGCGGCGGCAGACCTCGCTTTTCGGAACGAAGTGCTGCACGGCTCTGAGCCGGTGTGGAAAGTGTCCGATAACCCGAAGATTGAGCTCATTCCGGCCCAACAAGGACTTACAGGGTTTCGGGGATTCTTTTCAACGCCTCTCTACGTCCTGATGGTTGTGGTCGGGCTCATTCTCCTGATTGCCTGCGCGAATGTCGCCGGGCTGTTGCTCTCACGCGCCGCTGCGCGGCAAACGGAAATGGCGGTCCGGCTGGCAGTGGGCGCGGGGCGGCGCCGGATCGTGCGGCAATTGCTCACGGAAAGCGTGCTGCTCTCGCTGGCCAGCGGCGCGGTCGGGGTTCTATTTGCTTGCTGGGGAGTCCGGCTGATTGTTTCGCTGATTTCGTCCAGCAGGTTTGGGTCTTTCCCGTTTGTAGTCGCTCCCGATTGGCGCGTGCTTGCCTTCACTGTGTCGATCTGCTTCTTTACAGGAATCGTCTTCGGTCTCGCACCGGCATTTCGGAGCGCCCGGCTGGACCTGACGCCCGCGCTCAAAGCTAATGCCTCTTCGTCGTCGCTGAGGGGAAGGGGCACGGGAGGTCGGCTCCATCTAGGGAAATCGCTCGTGGTTGTCCAGGTGGTTCTGTCGGTCGTCGTCCTGATGGGCGGAGGTTTGCTGGTGCGAACCCTGCGGAATCTTCGAGACATAAACCCTGGCTTTGACACACAAAACCTGCTTCTCTTCAAGATTGATCCTACCCTTCAGAAATACACTCCTTCACAAGTGCAGACCTACTATCGTGAATTGCAACAGCGGCTGGCGGCGTTGCCCGGTGTCAGCTCGGCCAGCTATTCACACCCTGCACTGCTGAATGGAAGCCTGATGGCGACGGGCTTCCACGTCGAAGGGCAGCCGGAGAAAAAGAGCGTGCCTTCGGACCTGTTGAGCATCGGGCCGGGCTTCCTGAGCACGATGCACATTCCCTTGATGGGTGGACGGACCTTTACGGATGAGGACTTTGAGCAGGCTGCCAAGGCGACTGCGGCTGAAGAAAAGGCCTCTGCTGCCGCAGCGCCATCTAAAACATCGCATCGGGCAACGCCGACGCAACCGGCGGTGGTGCCCCCTGTGGCTGCCCTAATCAACCAGACGTTCGCTCGCAAATACTGTCTCGGACAGAACCCGTTGGGCAAGCAGCTTATGGAGCCCGGCCCCGAGGAAGGCGGAGAAGCATCGAGTCGCAAAATGCCGCGCAGAAGCTGGGTGATCGTTGGAATTATTGGCGACACAAAATACGAAAACCTGCGGCGGGAAATTCATCCCACAGTCTTTCTGCCGATAAGCCGCGGCGGGGCGCACTTCGAACTGCGTACGGCCGGGAATCCCGCCGCGCTGATTCCTTCCGTTCGCCATGCCGCTGAGCTAATCAACAAAAATCTTCCTGTTTTCACAGTTCAGACCCAGACACAAAGCATCGACGAACTGTTGTTTCAGGAGCGGCTGATCGTGCGGCTCTCGGTCCTGTTTGGCCTGCTTGCCCTTCTGCTTGCCTGCATCGGGCTCTACGGCATGCTCTCCTATGAAATGGCCCGCCGCCGGCGCGAAATCGGCATCCGCATGGCGCTGGGCGCAGAGAAGGGTGATGTTTTGAGGATGGTCGTGGGACAGGGGCTCAGACTGGCATTCATCGGAATGGCCATCGGCATTGCCGGGGCGCTGGCGCTGACGCGATTTCTATCGAGCCTGCTCTACGGTGTCAAGCCCACCGATCCGCTGACGTTCGCCGCCGTCTCGCTGGTTCTGATCGCCGTCGCGCTCGCGGCCTGTTATCTCCCCGCCCGCCGCGCCGCCAAAGTCGATCCCATGGTGGCCTTACGCTACGAGTAGCGCAGGCCCTTGCGGCCTGCGGCTCTTGCTGATGGGGTCGAGGCGGTGATCAGTGGATCGTGGTTAGTGCAAGCCGATCACTAAA
The nucleotide sequence above comes from Acidobacteriota bacterium. Encoded proteins:
- a CDS encoding IS110 family transposase, whose translation is MEKLYLGVDLHKRSCWVTVLDADGQLVESRRMGTEKRELVEYFSRVRKPAALAVEATFNWYYFLNVIEPLGLELHLVHPWKTRAIASARIKHDRLDSRILAELLRTGFLAEAWIAPRPVREQRQLLRYRVHTVQWATRAKNCVHGILNRNGIGSP
- a CDS encoding PadR family transcriptional regulator, whose product is MARQSPEKRIELVYGSLDMLVLRTLVWGPTHGHGIAKSIERMSDEILKVEHGSLYPALQRLQQEGWIKGEWGVSENKQRARYYRLTAAGRRQLAAETSRWERFVRAVTSVISPAEPEEGK
- a CDS encoding ABC transporter permease, giving the protein MSWRRQFAKIGALLRRKKPPDDLGEEIRAHLAMEEQENREAGMPSEEARYAALRRFGNVTQAQERSREMWEWQWLETLLQDIRYGLRQLRRSPGLTAVAVLTLALGIGANTAIFSLIDAVMLRSIPVHDPSGLVVLRWSAHHDRRGPINSSSFGDCDERYGGAIASGCTFPYPVLQTLQSQSKVFSGITAFGGPDDLVLGGKGSAMMARGEIVSGDYFSTLGVKAAVGRTLGPGDDDPSASPAIVLSYAFWQSAFGGDRSAVGRTIVLNSVPFTIAGVAERSFTNLAPGKTQDLWLPIAMELRLNIPWATDLQSFRNWRVVLLGRLDPGVSIQKAQAAADLAFRNEVLHGSEPVWKVSDNPKIELIPAQQGLTGFRGFFSTPLYVLMVVVGLILLIACANVAGLLLSRAAARQTEMAVRLAVGAGRRRIVRQLLTESVLLSLASGAVGVLFACWGVRLIVSLISSSRFGSFPFVVAPDWRVLAFTVSICFFTGIVFGLAPAFRSARLDLTPALKANASSSSLRGRGTGGRLHLGKSLVVVQVVLSVVVLMGGGLLVRTLRNLRDINPGFDTQNLLLFKIDPTLQKYTPSQVQTYYRELQQRLAALPGVSSASYSHPALLNGSLMATGFHVEGQPEKKSVPSDLLSIGPGFLSTMHIPLMGGRTFTDEDFEQAAKATAAEEKASAAAAPSKTSHRATPTQPAVVPPVAALINQTFARKYCLGQNPLGKQLMEPGPEEGGEASSRKMPRRSWVIVGIIGDTKYENLRREIHPTVFLPISRGGAHFELRTAGNPAALIPSVRHAAELINKNLPVFTVQTQTQSIDELLFQERLIVRLSVLFGLLALLLACIGLYGMLSYEMARRRREIGIRMALGAEKGDVLRMVVGQGLRLAFIGMAIGIAGALALTRFLSSLLYGVKPTDPLTFAAVSLVLIAVALAACYLPARRAAKVDPMVALRYE